In Arachis hypogaea cultivar Tifrunner chromosome 17, arahy.Tifrunner.gnm2.J5K5, whole genome shotgun sequence, a single window of DNA contains:
- the LOC112764436 gene encoding uncharacterized protein At3g06530, which yields MATSIASQLEAIKSFARPDIDPLKRPFTRPSILFDPKEAADIDIDTIFNIALQGLEVLTGNDEKFGHYKNDLFSYRSKELDRELMSVEQNNQLNVTIASYLKLLSGYFLIPSALKTLEYLVRRHKVHVYNVEELVLCALPYHDTHAFVRIVQILDTRNTKWGFLEGVRVSGAPPPRTVLVQQCIRDKGVLEVLCNYAAPSKKFQPSRHVVGLCTAVCIEVLGSLVTVNDDIVKRILPFVVSGLNPGVKGVSDHKAGSLMIVGLLGNKAVLAPKLTNSLIRSIAEVAHEEAKELTDLHWFRLSLIALINLVQSQHVEIFPVKALDILKEIRDLAGILFELSREFNIEKFLFVLLGSLIDSSSSDEHCQLALLSLIEKVPINGFINQVVTKILSTCLRLSQKVSDSTSSMSAGWAKKILTVLNTKYPSELRKAVNHFLQDNKGRSKKDHSAYKILCKMLDGNLSSPVDISDSKIWFALHHPKADVRRSTLLDLNSSGILKTKVVVSESLVDIEDAILRQFDDKDLTVVLAALSVDGLENVIGSSKLFDALQNVLRRCSSQLLSGSIDNVRLTNEVAVSCLNNAISYFHDHTDYLKKLAGMIFPLLLVLPQTQSLNLKALGSLNKVNWPLYQNITSSSIEAASITGRLSSINLKTINNLADNFMSHPEDHIAWFVDSCSDLELSKTLFFFVLLQSFLTKLKGDDFSTLFDIVFPVLKAEWESLVTAGDVRLEEFNSEVLDWDCSAFFDHFLVTHLKPLNGKIIVCLFWRLLKALISAMPSDLPLDDNNKWVCRIKDLFVFFAALQYKHAFHEHLHYLAAQCSISPACLLSKFFTEEGVPAAVQVESLQCYTFLCNLSQDRWQVELLAEFPSILVPLAGDNQAIRVAAMNCIDGLYALWGRIARSGKKNGSNATSIHFLGELLSLMDQQKALILSDKKFLPSLFASMLSSTFQNILVPQNIGNRFDQSTKENILGVILGSSMKFSNYGKLMILSLLKGIGNLIVQFEGVMSLLSSLIMRRRQYSNELGKCCPKVSNTEIQLICLLLESFVMSSPSGGNDHQDLLLKALQLDAVSSDDPAYVKPCITVLDKLNNQFYTGLKNEVKEHLFCELVLLCHNANGDIQNATKEALMRIDISFDTIGHILDLILKQESWIISSSHEKTTKKQKLKIHEEEVLTNDICRRENPVYILSSLLDVLLLKKEITNRHLFLGPLFKLLRKLFSSSPSEANTIICHIQHTLLIILDDIIMSLKSMALPNKQITKEISIKLLIECARTSNDVVTRNHVFSVLSAITRIFPEEVLGYILDIIAVIGESAVTQIDSHSKHVFEDLISAIVPCWLSKTDDVEKLLKIFLDILPEIVEHRRLSIVLYLLRTLGEGKSLASLLTLLFHSLVSRKEACFLDSETPDALTSYTREWEYKFAVQICEQFTSKTWLPSLVLLLEQQEGHSNIDQEWFLESFLAMQFTLQKLQDPEFVFALESGENTVVIQRALSELLEHVVFLVQLVDASKKQLNLPVVMRKELKESMRAVLRNITMAMMPSSYFNSIINLLHHADKSVGKKALGLLSETIRNNKKDLVKVKDTKGSRSTPSFSWLHMNRSSQESMDKMCSEIVRVLDDSSNNSLKVAAVSALEVLAESIPSDNSIFNVCLGSVTRCIMSCNLTFTSSCLRTTAALINVLGPKALPELPKVMDGVFKSSQQVLSNVDNKPKTNEASSASHESYLFAIFFTLEAVIDKLGGFLNPYLTNIMELLVLNPEYVSGIDAKIETRANAVRKLLAVKIPARLVLPPLLKLYPAAVEAGEKSLTIVFDMFATLVGTMDRSTIAAFHVKIFDLCLVALDLRRQGPPSVQNIDVVEKGVMNAMVALTLKLTESMFKPLFIKSIEWAEFEVDETASGGSIDRAISFYGMVNKLTENHRSLFVPYFKHLLGSCVHHLTNGGDGKVSNFSRKKKKVKIQDDGDVEDRDSVSIKVWHLRALVLSSLHKCFLYDNGTLKFLDSSNFQMLLKPIVSQLVVDPPTSLDDNMNIPSVKEVDELLVNCIGQMAVTAGSDLLWKPLNHEVLMQTRSEKLRARILGLKTVKYLVDKLKEEYLVFLAETIPFLGELLEDVELSVKTLAQEILQDMESLSGESLAEYLRS from the exons atggctACTTCCATAGCATCTCAGCTCGAAGCTATCAAGTCCTTCGCCCGACCCGACATCGACCCTCTCAAGCGGCCATTCACCCGCCCTTCCATCCTGTTCGACCCCAAAGAAGCCGCTGACATCGACATCGACACCATCTTCAACATCGCCCTTCAAG GTTTAGAGGTACTTACAGGCAATGATGAAAAGTTTGGGCACTATAAGAACGATTTGTTTAGCTACCGGAGTAAAGAGTTGGATAGGGAGTTGATGAGCGTAGAACAGAACAATCAGCTTAATGTTACCATTGCTTCGTACTTAAAGCTTCTCTCTGGATATTTTCTCATTCCCTCTGCTCTTAAAACGCTCGAGTATTTGGTTCGTAGACACAA GGTTCATGTGTACAATGTTGAGGAGTTGGTTCTATGTGCTTTGCCTTATCATGACACGCATGCATTTGTTCGAATAGTACAGATACTTGATACAAG GAATACTAAATGGGGGTTTCTTGAGGGGGTGAGAGTCTCTGGTGCACCGCCACCTAGAACGGTCTTGGTGCAGCAGTGCATCCGTGATAAAGGTGTATTGGAAGTTCTATGCAACTAT GCAGCTCCATCAAAGAAGTTTCAACCTTCAAGACATGTAGTAGGCTTATGTACTGCTGTTTGCATTGAAGTTCTGGGTAGTCTTGTGACGGTTAATGATGATATTGTCAAGAGAATACTTCCTTTTGTAGTTTCCGGTCTTAATCCTGGTGTTAAGGGAGTTTCAGATCACAAG GCTGGTTCTCTGATGATCGTTGGTTTGCTTGGAAATAAAGCTGTGTTAGCTCCCAAACTTACTAATAGTTTGATACGTTCAATTGCTGAGGTTGCTCATGAGGAGGCAAAAGAGTTGACTGATCTTCATTGGTTTCGATTATCTCTTATTGCCTTAATCAATCTTGTTCAG TCACAACATGTTGAAATTTTCCCTGTGAAGGCCTTGGATATATTGAAAGAAATAAG gGACTTGGCAGGGATCTTATTCGAATTGTCTagggaattcaatattgaaaagtTTCTTTTTGTGCTTTTGGGCTCCCTGATAGACTCCAG TTCTTCTGATGAACACTGTCAGCTGGCATTGCTATCATTGATAGAAAAGGTTCCCATAAATGGTTTTATTAATCAAGTGGTTACCAAGATCCTATCCACTTGTCTGAGATTGTCACAGAAAGTCAGTGACTCAACATCTTCTATGTCAG CTGGTTGGGCAAAAAAGATTCTGACTGTTCTTAATACGAAGTATCCTTCTGAACTGCGCAAAGCAGTTAATCATTTCCTTCAG GATAACAAAGGACGTTCTAAGAAAGACCACTCGGCATATAAGATTTTGTGTAAGATGCTGGATGGGAATTTGAGTTCACCAGTTGATATCTCAGATTCAAAAATTTGGTTCGCCTTGCATCATCCAAAG GCTGATGTCCGGCGGTCCACCCTGCTTGATTTAAATTCATCTGGAATTCTGAAAACCAAGGTCGTTGTTTCTGAG AGTCTTGTAGACATTGAAGATGCCATATTGAGACAGTTTGATGATAAAGATCTGACAGTTGTTCTAGCAGCTTTATCAGTTGATGGCTTGGAAAATGTAATAGGTTCTTCTAAGCTATTTGATGCACTGCAGAATGTGCTGAGGAGATGTAGTAGCCAGCTGCTGTCAG GTTCAATTGATAATGTTCGTCTAACAAATGAAGTTGCTGTCTCTTGTCTAAATAATGCTATATCATACTTTCATGATCATACTGATTACTTGAAGAAACTTGCTGGCATGATCTTCCCATTACTCCTTGTACTACCACAG ACACAAAGCTTGAATTTAAAGGCTCTGGGATCACTCAACAAAGTAAATTGGCCACTTTATCAGAATATCACTTCCTCTTCTATAGAAGCG GCATCAATAACTGGGCGTTTATCTTCAATTAACTTGAAGACGATCAACAATTTGGCTGATAATTTCATGTCCCACCCTGAAGATCATATTGCTTGGTTTGTTGACAGCTGCAGTGATTTGGAACTGTCAAAAACACTCTTCTTTTTTGTGCTATTGCAGTCTTTTTTGACAAAACTAAAAG GTGATGACTTTTCTACACTTTTCGATATTGTATTTCCTGTGCTAAAGGCTGAATGGGAATCCTTAGTGACTGCTGGTGATGTTCGTTTGGAAGAG TTCAATTCTGAAGTGTTAGACTGGGATTGCAGTGCATTCTTTGATCACTTTTTGGTTACCCATCTGAAACCTCTAAATGGCAAAATTATAGTTTGCTTGTTTTGGAGGCTGCTAAAAGCACTAATATCTGCAATGCCTTCAGATCTGCCATTG GATGATAACAATAAGTGGGTCTGTAGGATAAAGGACCTGTTTGTCTTTTTCGCTGCCTTGCAATACAAGCATGCTTTCCATGAACACCTCCATTACTTAGCAGCACAGTGTAGTATATCACCTGCATGCCTCCTATCGAAGTTTTTCACCGAGGAAG GTGTTCCTGCTGCAGTGCAGGTTGAAAGTCTTCAGTGTTACACATTTCTTTGTAATCTATCGCAAGATAGATGGCAAGTTGAACTCTTAGCTGAATTTCCGTCTATTCTTGTTCCATTGGCTGGTGACAATCAG GCTATAAGGGTTGCTGCCATGAACTGTATTGATGGGCTATATGCATTGTGGGGTCGTATTGCACGTTCTGGCAAGAAAAATG GAAGCAATGCAACGTCGATCCATTTTCTAGGTGAACTTTTATCGTTGATGGATCAGCAAAAAGCACTTATATTATCTGACAAGAAATTCCTTCCTTCATTGTTTGCATCCATGCTGAGTTCAACTTTTCAAAACATCTTAGTACCTCAGAATATAGGAAACAG GTTTGATCAGTCCACAAAAGAAAATATTCTTGGTGTGATTTTGGGTTCTTCTATGAAATTCTCTAATTATGGAAAG CTAATGATTTTATCCTTGCTCAAAGGAATTGGGAATCTAATTGTGCAATTTGAAGGAGTGATGTCATTATTGTCCTCTCTTATTATGAGGCGGAGGCAATATTCTAATGAGCTCGGGAAGTGTTGCCCGAAAGTCTCAAATACTGAAATTCAACTAATCTGCCTTCTGCTGGAG agctTTGTTATGTCATCACCTTCTGGTGGGAATGATCACCAGGATCTCTTACTGAAGGCTTTGCAG TTGGATGCTGTGTCATCAGATGATCCTGCCTATGTAAAGCCTTGTATCACTGTTTTGGACAAACTTAACAATCAATTCTACACAGGGTTGAAGAATGAAGTGAAG GAGCATTTATTTTGTGAGCTTGTGCTTTTGTGTCATAATGCTAATGGGGACATACAAAATGCAACCAAAGAGGCCTTGATGCGCATAGAT ATTAGTTTCGACACAATTGGCCACATACTTGATCTCATACTTAAGCAGGAAAGTTGGATAATTAGTTCATCACATGAAAAGACCACAAAGAAGCAGAAATTGAAAATACATGAGGAGGAGGTTCTCACTAATGACATCTGTAGAAGAGAAAATCCAGTCTACATCCTTAgttctcttcttgatgttttgctgTTGAAGAAGGAAATAACAAACAG GCATTTGTTTTTAGGTCCCTTATTTAAGCTCCTTCGCAAGTTATTTTCATCAAGTCCCTCAGAAGCAAATACCATCATATGTCATATTCAACACACACTGTTGATAATCCTGGACGATATAATCATGTCTCTCAAAAGCATGGCTCTGCCAAAT AAACAAATTACAAAAGAAATTAGCATTAAGCTGTTGATAGAGTGTGCCCGCACATCCAACGATGTAGTCACCCGCAACCATGTATTTTCTGTGCTTTCTGCTATTACCCGAATCTTCCCAGAAGAAGTTTTGGGATATATACTTGATATTATTGCAGTCATTGGAGAATCAGCTGTGACACAG ATTGACAGTCACTCGAAGCATGTGTTTGAGGATCTTATATCTGCAATTGTACCTTGTTGGTTGTCTAAGACAGATGATGTGGAGAAATTGCTGAAG ATTTTCCTGGATATCTTGCCTGAAATTGTTGAGCATAGAAGGTTATCTATTGTTTTATATCTGTTAAG AACCCTAGGTGAGGGTAAAAGCTTGGCCTCATTGCTTACCCTGCTTTTCCATTCATTGGTTTCAAGGAaagaagcatgtttccttgaCAGTGAGACTCCAGATGCTTTAACATCTTATACGAGGGAGTGGGAATATAAATTTGCAGTGCAAATCTGTGAACAATTCACAAGTAAGACTTGGCTTCCTTCTCTGGTTTTGCTGCTTGAGCAGCAGGAAGGACATAGTAATATTGATCAGGAATGGTTTCTGGAGTCGTTTCTTgcaatgcaatttactttgcaAAAATTGCAAGATCCTGAATTTGTGTTCGCACTTGAATCTGGAGAAAATACAGTTGTCATTCAG AGGGCATTGAGTGAGCTTTTGGAGCATGTTGTTTTCCTTGTGCAACTTGTAGATGCAAGTAAAAAGCAACTGAATTTACCTGTTGTTATGAGGAAAGAGTTGAAGGAAAGTATGCGTGCTGTTCTGAGAAATATAACCATGGCCATGATGCCTTCATCTTATTTTAACAGCATAATTAACTTGCTCCACCATGCAGATAAAAGTGTGGGGAAAAAG GCTCTCGGGCTGTTAAGTGAGAccataagaaataataaaaaggacTTGGTGAAGGTTAAAGACACTAAAGGTTCAAGGTCAACACCAAGTTTCTCTTGGCTTCATATGAATAGAAGTTCTCAAGAATCAATGGATAAGATGTGTTCAGAAATTGTCCGTGTACTTGATGATTCATCAAACAACTCCCTGAAAGTTGCAGCAGTTTCAGCATTAGAAGTTTTGGCTGAAAGCATCCCATCTGATAATTCCATCTTCAATGTATGCCTTGGATCTGTTACGAGATGCATTATGTCTTGCAACTTGACTTTCACTTCTAGTTGCCTTCGGACAACTGCTGCCTTGATCAATGTTCTAGGTCCAAAGGCACTGCCAGAACTTCCTAAAGTTATGGATGGTGTTTTTAAGTCATCACAGCAAGTATTGTCTAATGTGgataataaacccaaaaccaatgAAGCTTCATCAGCCTCGCATGAATCCTATTTGTTTGCTATTTTCTTCACTCTGGAGGCAGTTATTGACAAGCTTGGCGGGTTTCTAAATCCATATCTTACAAATATCATGGAGCTTCTCGTGCTTAATCCTGAATACGTATCGGGAATAGATGCAAAGATTGAGACTAGAGCTAATGCAGTACGAAAGCTTCTTGCAGTGAAAATTCCT GCTCGACTTGTTCTGCCACCTTTGTTAAAGTTATACCCTGCTGCCGTTGAGGCTGGGGAGAAAAGCTTAACAATTGTGTTTGATATGTTTGCAACCTTGGTTGGCACGATGGACAGATCAACTATTGCGGCATTCCATGTAAAGATTTTTGACCTTTGTTTGGTTGCTCTTGATCTTCGCCGTCAAGGTCCCCCTTCAGTTCAAAACATTGATGTGGTAGAGAAAGGAGTGATGAATGCAATGGTAGCTTTGACCTTAAAACTTACAGAGAGCATGTTCAAGCCTCTCTTTATAAAAAGTATTGAGTGGGCCGAATTTGAGGTGGATGAAACTGCATCTGGAGGAAGCATTGATAGGGCCATATCTTTCTATGGCATGGTAAATAAGCTCACTGAGAACCATCG GTCATTATTTGTTCCTTACTTCAAACACTTGCTTGGTAGCTGTGTTCATCATCTCACTAATGGTGGAGATGGGAAGGTGTCTAATTTCAGTCGGAAGAAAAAGAAGGTGAAGATTCAGGATGACGGGGATGTAGAAGACAGGGATAGTGTGTCCATCAAGGTCTGGCATCTCCGGGCATTGGTCTTATCCTCCTTACACAAGTGTTTCCTTTATGATAATGGGACCTTGAAGTTCCTAGATTCCTCAAATTTTCAG ATGCTGTTGAAACCTATTGTCTCGCAACTTGTTGTAGATCCACCAACTTCTCTGGACGACAACATGAATATACCAAGTGTAAAGGAGGTTGATGAACTATTAGTTAATTGTATAGGTCAAATGGCCGTCACTGCCGGATCCGACCTTCTGTGGAAACCCTTGAACCATGAG GTCTTGATGCAGACGCGGAGCGAAAAACTAAGAGCCAGAATTTTGGGACTCAAAACCGTGAAATATCTTGTGGATAAGTTGAAAGAAGAATATTTGGTATTCTTGGCTGAAACAATCCCATTCCTTGGTGAACTTCTTGAGGATGTGGAGCTTTCAGTTAAGACACTTGCTCAGGAAATTCTGCAGGATATGGAGTCTTTGAGTGGTGAGAGTCTTGCTGAGTATCTACGCTCTTAA
- the LOC112764826 gene encoding purple acid phosphatase 18, whose translation MELLKLLRLVVAVLLSSTATPEAYVRPLPRKNLDLGGGFRWPWDSKTNSQPQQVHISLAGEKHMRVSWITDDKNSPSYVEYGKSPGIYDLVAEGDFTSYSYMLYSSGKIHHTVIGPLEYNTVYYYRCGGQGPEFKLKTPPAQFPITFAVAGDLGQTGWTESTLDHIDQCKHHVYLLPGDLSYADYMQHLWDSFGKLVEPLASSRPWMVTEGNHEEENIPLLKDGFVSYNSRWKMPFEESGSTSNLYYSFEVAGVHIVMLGSYADYDEWSEQYRWLKADLSKVDRKRTPWLVVLFHVPWYNSNKAHQGEGDAMKAAMESLLYAASVDLVIAGHVHAYERSKRVYDGRPDPCGAVHITIGDGGNREGLAHRYINPQPNWSEFREASFGHGELTMVNSTHAYWSWHRNDDDESVKADDFWITSLVSSRCVDDKSHELRSMLMTP comes from the exons ATGGAACTCCTCAAACTCCTAAGGTTGGTGGTTGCTGTGTTACTCTCTTCAACTGCCACACCAGAAGCATATGTTAGGCCTCTTCCTCGGAAAAACTTGGACTTAGGAGGAGGCTTCAGATGGCCATGGGATTCAAAAACCAATTCTCAACCCCAACAG GTGCACATTTCTTTAGCAGGAGAGAAGCACATGAGAGTTTCATGGATAACTGATGATAAAAACTCACCTTCTTATGTAGAATATGGAAAATCACCTGGCATATATGATTTAGTAGCCGAAGGAGATTTCACTTCTTATAGTTATATGCTATATAGCTCAGGAAAGATACACCATACTGTGATTGGTCCTTTGGAATACAACACTGTGTACTATTATCGATGTGGTGGACAAGGTCCAGAGTTCAAGCTTAAGACTCCTCCAGCTCAATTCCCAATTACattcgccgttgccggggatttgggGCAGACTGGCTGGACCGAATCGACATTAGATCATATAGATCAGTGTAAACACCATGTGTACCTGCTTCCGGGAGACCTTTCCTATGCCGATTATATGCAGCATCTATGGGACTCCTTTGGGAAGCTAGTGGAGCCACTTGCTAGTTCAAGGCCATGGATGGTAACTGAGGGGAACCATGAAGAGGAGAATATACCATTGTTGAAGGATGGTTTTGTGTCCTATAATTCCAGATGGAAGATGCCATTTGAAGAGAGTGGATCAACATCAAATCTCTACTATTCTTTTGAAGTTGCAGGTGTTCATATTGTTATGCTTGGCTCCTATGCAGATTATGATGAGTGGTCAGAACAATACAGATGGCTAAAG GCAGATCTATCAAAGGTGGATAGGAAAAGGACACCTTGGCTGGTTGTGTTGTTTCATGTACCATGGTATAATAGTAACAAGGCTcatcaaggtgaaggagatgcTATGAAGGCAGCTATGGAGTCATTGCTTTATGCTGCTAGTGTTGATTTAGTTATTGCTGGGCATGTTCATGCTTATGAACGCTCG AAGCGCGTGTATGACGGAAGACCGGATCCTTGTGGTGCTGTGCATATAACTATTGGTGATGGAGGAAATAGAGAAGGCTTAGCTCATAG GTATATAAATCCACAACCAAATTGGTCGGAATTTCGCGAAGCTAGTTTCGGACACGGCGAGCTGACAATGGTTAACTCAACTCATGCTTACTGGAGTTGGCacaggaatgatgatgatgagtcaGTAAAAGCTGATGATTTCTGGATAACCTCTTTGGTTAGCTCGAGATGTGTTGATGACAAGAGCCATGAACTCCGGAGTATGCTTATGACACCATAA